The Thermoplasma sp. Kam2015 genome has a segment encoding these proteins:
- a CDS encoding sulfurtransferase TusA family protein yields the protein VISVYSTDAGTKKDAPAWIQKSGQELVGVFDRNGYYEIVMKKVK from the coding sequence AAGTCATATCCGTGTACTCCACGGATGCAGGAACGAAGAAGGATGCGCCTGCATGGATACAGAAGTCAGGCCAGGAGCTGGTCGGAGTATTCGACAGAAACGGATACTACGAGATTGTGATGAAGAAAGTTAAATAA